A window of Hymenobacter aerilatus contains these coding sequences:
- a CDS encoding pyridoxamine 5'-phosphate oxidase family protein, translating to MGKQYTSISADTQAFIEQQHIFFVGTAAADGRVNISPKGQDTLRVLDANRVAWLNLTGSSNETAAHLLEVNRITLMWCAFEGKPNILRLYGTATVYHPRDAEWAELLPLFPPLPGSRQIVVVGVDLVQTSCGMAVPFFDYRAERDELNDYMEQRGPEQVAQYWHNRNTHSIDGKPTGI from the coding sequence ATGGGCAAGCAGTATACTTCCATCAGTGCCGATACCCAGGCGTTTATCGAGCAGCAGCACATCTTCTTCGTGGGCACGGCTGCCGCGGATGGGCGAGTCAATATCTCGCCCAAGGGCCAGGACACTCTGCGCGTGCTCGATGCCAACCGCGTGGCCTGGCTGAACCTGACCGGCAGCAGCAACGAAACCGCTGCCCACCTGCTGGAGGTAAACCGCATTACCCTGATGTGGTGCGCCTTCGAGGGCAAGCCCAACATCCTGCGCCTCTACGGCACCGCCACCGTGTACCACCCCCGCGACGCGGAGTGGGCCGAGCTGCTGCCGCTGTTCCCGCCCCTGCCCGGCTCCCGGCAGATAGTGGTGGTTGGCGTGGATCTGGTGCAAACCTCCTGCGGCATGGCCGTGCCCTTCTTCGATTATCGGGCGGAGCGCGATGAGCTGAACGACTACATGGAACAGCGCGGCCCCGAGCAGGTAGCGCAGTACTGGCACAACCGCAACACCCACAGCATCGACGGCAAGCCCACGGGTATCTAA
- a CDS encoding SMODS domain-containing nucleotidyltransferase: MALSINGLLRELAYEYYISYDSQEDNSIKTSLTNISGKLRNEFGTKLISVSDFGSYKRDTILPRAYDSGSDVDIMVKFNHATLAKTPDTYRTWLLAFADKHFSRSSVYRDFPTVVVELGHIKFDLVPAYEVSYWSTSTLYIPDSRNEWQSTDPSALTADLTRVNTHYGSIVKPIIRLLKAWNTRAGKPYSSYELEKAIININFSGDNYQTGFFYAINQLSDYGKPQWAKEKIATLKKYKGYVEAYLYNNDMPKALLWLYYILPPRK; this comes from the coding sequence ATGGCCCTTTCTATCAACGGTTTATTACGTGAGCTGGCTTACGAGTATTACATCAGCTACGACAGCCAAGAGGACAACAGCATTAAAACTTCGCTGACTAATATTAGCGGTAAGTTGCGCAACGAGTTTGGGACAAAGCTTATTTCCGTCTCAGACTTTGGTTCTTATAAGCGTGACACCATCTTGCCACGTGCCTACGACAGCGGCTCAGACGTGGATATTATGGTAAAGTTTAACCATGCAACGCTTGCTAAAACGCCGGATACGTACCGCACATGGCTACTTGCTTTTGCTGATAAGCACTTTTCGCGTTCATCGGTGTACAGGGACTTCCCGACGGTGGTGGTTGAGCTAGGCCACATCAAATTTGACTTGGTACCAGCTTACGAAGTAAGTTATTGGTCCACGTCTACTTTATATATTCCGGACAGTCGCAACGAATGGCAAAGTACAGACCCGTCAGCCTTAACAGCCGATTTAACGCGGGTCAATACACATTATGGCTCAATTGTGAAGCCAATTATAAGATTATTAAAGGCATGGAACACACGAGCTGGTAAGCCTTATTCCTCATACGAACTAGAAAAAGCAATCATTAATATAAACTTTTCAGGCGACAACTATCAAACAGGTTTTTTCTATGCTATCAATCAATTATCAGATTACGGCAAACCGCAGTGGGCGAAGGAAAAAATAGCAACTCTAAAAAAATATAAGGGATATGTAGAGGCGTATCTATATAATAATGATATGCCGAAGGCTTTACTGTGGTTATACTACATCTTACCACCCAGAAAATAA